GTTTGGCCCCAACTGCATTTTTGCCATAGTAGCCCTGTGGCAAGGTCAGTTACTGTGCCATTCCCGTTGTCTGAAAATGGTGCGGCAAGGATTTGTGATGTGACGAACAAAAAAAATACAACAATGTTTTCAATTTTATATGGTTTCATAATGATTAATTTATCCTCTTTCGTTAATTTGAGACACAACGAACGTTACTACTGCTATTTTTAGTGCCATCGATTATGTAACCAGAAGCAAAATCTAGAGTATATGAACTAGCAAGATTTGATCCTATGGTACAAGAAGTCCGATAGACATTTGCCGAGTTAGGAAAGGCATTGGAGTTTATTTTTTCAATAGACAGATACGCTTCACCATATTCTATCAAAGTTGCCATCTCCTGCCTAGTCGGCAGTCTCCAATTGGTTCTCCCCGCATAACCACTCCCGCTATTTAGTAAATTCAAATAAGCACAAGCATTCACTGCATTATAAAATGTGAAATTAGAGGGAGAACCAGTGCAACCATTACCAGATTGTCCTTCTGTACATGTTTTCCAGACAAGCCCAGCAACATTATCCGTTGTTGTGTAATCACTGCCTGAGGCAGTTGGTCCTGTAAAACTTCGAGTAACTCCCGATTGAATTTCTCCATCTTGCGAAGGCCAACCCGAGTTATTACAAGCTTGATTACTAGTATCATTATAACAAAGAATCAGGCCTGTTTTGCGAAGAGGTATGATTGCATGGGTATGCACCCCTGTCGTAAAGGATCTCTGCACATTGGCAGCCATTGTATTGCCTGCCACATCTTTTAAGTTAGTTGACCCAAGAGTCCAGCGGATCTGCGAGTTTTCGGGAAAGTAAATCCAACTTAAATTGATTTGTAAGGTTGTGGTATTGACCCAACTAAACGTAGTGCCTGTATTTGGAATGTTCACATAACTAGTTCCGTCCCAATTTTCAGTCGTCAACGTTGGCGTTAGGCTCGTGTCCATCGCCTCCGAAAAAACGACTGTAACTCTACCTGGTCTTGGTGCGTATCCTGTAGCGGTATCAGAAGGTGTGGAAGAGGAAACCGTTGGAGGCGAGCCATCTTTCGTGATTGTGGTCGTCGTCGATCCATAATTGCCGATCAAATTAGGACCTACACAGATACGAACCGTATTGGCACCAGATGCAAAACTAGCATTGGCAATGGTGCTACTAATCGCTGATGCTGCAGTGGCCGTTCCATTTACATTAGTTCCTGTGGCTGTTGTTCCATTGGTGCAATCTGTCCCACCAATTCGGATTTGATAGTTTCCAGTGATAGTAGATTGCCAAGCGATGGTTTGGGTGGCAGAGCCGTTGACAAATTGGCTTGTGGGAGTATAAGAATTGATGGTGATGGTAGCAACTGTGGTATCTACCGTATAGTTTGCCGCAACAACTCCACTCACATTTCCTGCCGAGTCCCTGGCGATCCATTTATTATAAGTGACTGCTCCATCCGTCATACTCAAAGGTGATGAATACAAAGTTCCTGATGTAATCGCTCCCGTGGAACCAGTGATTGCTGGG
This genomic stretch from Leptospira meyeri harbors:
- a CDS encoding DUF1566 domain-containing protein, which gives rise to MRKLTKSIWIHLTLILAAWVLAASCAPQSGQSNLASILLFLGFGNASGTTREFTPGKPVDLDGNGVPDGIVMDVDGNEISDGIDTDGNGAPDILLLDTNGDGKPDAIDTNGDGTPDYFINPTGNPGLTTGPDGGGSPVNLVDVNNDGYPDGFDTDGDGVINDNRLSIIHNDVTLPTISVNIPGGNFGGSQSVIISCSDLVGVSQIIYTVNNTLPSFSPLNGTVAPPPNVTVNVGGGGDGTYVLRYLCRDLAGNSSAAATSTYVIDTNIPNITIGSQSSQYVSTVSGAIGSANIQWQSNRNGNYTVLDGGTDCNNGSAATGTNVSGTTTAGGNITTTLTAANAFSGQSTKTFRICVTDSISTLKGNVTFPLTRDDTAPTVSASPGAGSYGSATSVTLSCSDTGGGSCDKIVYATNIGSAPTNPAITGSTGAITSGTLYSSPLSMTDGAVTYNKWIARDSAGNVSGVVAANYTVDTTVATITINSYTPTSQFVNGSATQTIAWQSTITGNYQIRIGGTDCTNGTTATGTNVNGTATAASAISSTIANASFASGANTVRICVGPNLIGNYGSTTTTITKDGSPPTVSSSTPSDTATGYAPRPGRVTVVFSEAMDTSLTPTLTTENWDGTSYVNIPNTGTTFSWVNTTTLQINLSWIYFPENSQIRWTLGSTNLKDVAGNTMAANVQRSFTTGVHTHAIIPLRKTGLILCYNDTSNQACNNSGWPSQDGEIQSGVTRSFTGPTASGSDYTTTDNVAGLVWKTCTEGQSGNGCTGSPSNFTFYNAVNACAYLNLLNSGSGYAGRTNWRLPTRQEMATLIEYGEAYLSIEKINSNAFPNSANVYRTSCTIGSNLASSYTLDFASGYIIDGTKNSSSNVRCVSN